Within Massilia litorea, the genomic segment ATCGGCCCAGGTATCCCAGTGGCGCACGAACAGCCGGTCGTAGACGCGGCCGCTTGCCTTGTTCTTCGCCTGGGCATCCATCCGGTCCCTGGTGCAGGCAAGGTCGGCGCAATCGCGGAACACGGCCATGCTCAAGGCAATGCGCTCGCCCGTAGGAGAAACGCGGAAATTGTCGACATCGAGCGGCAGGTTCGTCACCTGGGTCGGCTCGCCGCCGTTTGCAGGCTGGCGCCAGACCTGGGAGCTGCCCGAGCGGCTCGACAGGAAATAGACGGCATCGCCCGCCGGCGCCCATTCGGGATCGAGACTGCTGCTGTCGTGATTGGTCAGCGCCTTGGGAGCGGCGCCGCCGCGCAGGTCGGCGATCCACAGGCTCGTCTGGCCCCGGTTCTTGCCGAGATCGGTGCGGCGGACGGTGTAGACGACGCGGCTGGCGTCCGGCGACACCGCCGGGCTGCCGACGCGTTCCAGGTTGACCAGGTCTTCCACCGTAAAGCCGCGCGGCGCAGCAAGGGCATTGGCGGCAGCCAATGCCGTCGCCAATACGAGTAAACGTAATTTCATTGCATCCTCTTCAATCGTGTCTCGGATTTTTTACGCGCGCGGTTGTGCCGCGGCAATTCAGCAATTTAACACGGCATGGGTAGTCAGAAGCCTGATGACAATTTGTTCAGCCAAGGAGTACACTCGATGGTGCGCTGCACAATCCGGCGCACCATCCGATTCCGGTCATTCACCAGGAGAACAGCATCATGATCACGATGAGCGCATTTCCGAACGCGGCATTCCCCACCATGCCGACCCCGTTTTTAGGACTCTGGTCGAATGTCGCCGGTTTGTACCGCGACACCATGCGAACCAATATGCAACAGATGATGTCGAGTTCAGTGGGCATTATCCAGGAGCATACCTTGCGTGCATTCATCACTGCATCGCAAGCCTGTGCCGACGCGCTGGCGAAGAACGCCATGTCGGTACAGCAGCAGTCGATGGAGCGCCTTGCCGATGCAAACGGCAAGGCAGTCGGCATGCTGGGCCACGCGTTCACGCAGGCGTGGATGGGGAATGTGCAGCTGGCGAAATGAAGCCGTAATCGGGGCGGCGGCGCAGCTTGTTACAGCTCTGCCGTCCAGTCCCCGCTCTTGCCGCCATGCTTTTCCAGCACCCGCACGTTGGTCATGACCATCCCCCGGTCGACCGCCTTGCACATGTCGTAGATCGTCAATAGACCCACCTGCACGGCGGTCAGCGCCTCCATCTCGACCCCGGTCTTGCCGTGCAGTTCGACCTGCGCGCGGCAATGGACGCTGTTGTTGGCCGCATCGATCTCGAAATCGACGGCGACGCGGGTGATCGCCAGCGGATGGCACAGGGGAATCAGGTCGCTCGTGCGCTTGGCGCCCATGATGGCGGCGATGCGGGCGATGCCGAGCACGTCGCCCTTTTTTGCGGTGCCGGACTGGATCAGCTGCAAGGTTTCCGGCTGCATGCGGATGGTGCCGGCGGCAACAGCGACGCGATGGGTCTCGTTCTTGGCGCCGACGTCGACCATGTGGGCCTGGCCGGCGGCGTCGAAGTGCGTCAACTCGTGGGGCAGCTGGCCTGCGTCTGGCCTTGGATCGGATACGGTCATGGTATGTCGGTATGCTTGGGTAAGAAAGTGTTTCAGGGCGCGGCAAGGCGCCTGCGGATGGGGTTATCATAGCATCGTGAAATCGATGACTCCTCCTGCGCTGCCGTCCCTGCGTCCCCGCTGGCGCCGGTCGGTGGCCGCCTTGTTTGTGGCGGCCGCGGCCGGGTTCATGCCTGCGGTGGCGTCGGCTCAGTCCTTCAGCACCTCCCAGAGCGCCGCGCGCCTGCCGACCCTCGGCGACGCCGCGCGCGAAGATTTATCGCCCATCGTCGAGCGCAAGCTGGGCGAAGCCATCATGCGCGAGATCCGGCGCGACCGCGATTACCTCGACGACGATGCCATCGCCGAATACCTGAACAATTTCGGCGGCGCCCTGGTCGACGCCGCGCCCGGTGCGCGCGGCGAAACGAATGCAGATTTTTATTTCTTCCCGCTGCGCGACGGCTCGATCAATGCCTTTGCCCTGCCGGGCGGTTTTATTGGCATCCACTCGGGCCTGCTGCTCGCGGCCCAGACCGAGTCGGAACTGGCCTCCGTCGTATCGCACGAGATCGGCCACGTGTCGCAGCGCCACATCGCGCGCATGCTCGGCCAGCAGCGCCAGGATGCGCTGCTGCCGATCGCGGCGCTGATCCTGGCGGCGCTGGCGGCCAAGGCCAGTCCCGATGCCGCCATGGGCGTGATGATGGGCGGCCAGGGCCTGGCGGTGCAGCGGCAGCTGAACTTCAGCCGCGACGCCGAGCGCGAGGCCGACCGTGTCGGCTTCCAGATCATGAGCGCCGGCGGCTACGATACCTCGGGCATGGTGGCCTTCTTCAAGCGCCTTCAGAGCGTGAGCAAGGTGTATGGAGAAATTCCTGCCTTCCTCAGCAGCCACCCGCTGACGAGCGAGCGGATCGTCGACATCCAGGCGCGCATCAAGGAAACGCCGTACCGGCAGCGCCCCGACCCGATCGAGTTTTACATCGCCAAGGCCCGTGCCCGGGTGCTGCAGGATATGAGTACCACCGGGCGCCGCGACACGCGTACCGCTTTCCAGACGCAACTGGCCCAGCAGCACCGCCAGCAGCAGGCGGCGGCGCAATACGGCTTGTCCTTCCTGGCGCTGAAGGAGAGCGACCTGGCCGGCGCGCGCAGCTGGTACGACAAGGCGCGTGCGACCCTCAAGGCGAAGGAGGGGACCTTCTCGGCGGCGCCCGCCAACGACGGCGGCGCCCTGTTTGCCGTGCTCGACCTGGAAATCAAGCTCGCGCCCGGACAGCCGAAAGAGGTTGCCCAGCAAGCCCTGAAGGATGCCGAAGAGGCGACGAACCGCTTCCCCCTGTCGCGCGCCCTGGCGCGCCAGTATGCCGATGCGATGATCAATGCCGGCAAGTTTGAGGATGCGACGCGCTACCTGCGCGAGCAGGTGCGGCAGTACCGCGAGGACGCCAAGCTGTACGACCTGCTGGCGAAAGCGTATTCGAAGCAGGGCAAGATCGCGCTGCAGCACATGGCGCTGGCCGAATCCTATGTGCTGGCCGGCGCGCTGCCGGCAGCGGTCGACCAGCTCAATAATGCGCGCAAGGCAAGCGATGTGTCCTTCTATGATCAGTCCGTGATCGACGCCCGCGAGCGCGAGATCAAGAAGCGCCAGAAAGAGGAAAAGGAAGACGAGAAGGAGCGGTAAATCGTCGTTCAGGCCAGCCGTTCGACCGTGCCGTGTTTCGGCGTCGCGTTCTCGTGGAACAAGTCGGCCAGGTATTCCCCAAGTTCGTGTTCAGCGACGTCGGCCGGCACGATGAAATCGGCCGCGCGGCGCTTGCCGTCGGTGCCAGGATAGAACGCCTGCCATTCGCCGGCAGTGCGCGCGACGACGATCAGCGTGCCGAACACATTGAAGTGGTGAGCGTTCATTCCTGGGCCGGTGGCGCCGGCGTGCGCACGAATCCAAAACGTTCGGGCAGGGTGTCGCGCTCGATGCGTTCGACCGGCACCGCCTGCCCGCGCCAGCGCAGGATCAATGCGCCCGCGCCGTCGTCGAGCCAGCGCAGCAGCGCTTCGTCGCCGGGCGCCTGGCCGTTCAGTTCCAGTGCTTCGAACAATTGCGCCACGTCGCGGTCGTCGACCTGGGCGACGATCTCCCCCGCCTGCACGATCGCCACGCCGACTTCCGTCAGGTACAGGCGCTCGATGCTTGCAAGCGGCGCGCCGGTCTGCAGCACCAGTCCTTGCGCCGGATCGGTGCGCGCAACATACGGCGTCGCTTCCAGGTTCACGTAGACGCGCTGCGGGCCGTTCTGGAAATACCAGCGCCCGGCGTCGTCATGCGCGTAATTGCGGTTGATGAAGCCGACCAGCGTGGCGTTGTTCAGCTTGTCGCCGGCTGAATCGGCCTGTTGCGCGGCCTCGTCGCGCATGCGCCAGTTGCCGCGCGCATCGAGCGCGAGCCAGCCGTAGCAGTGCGGCACGTTCGGCCACTTGGCCATTGCCTGTTTTACGATGTCATCCATGCACGCCAGCTTCGCACAGTTCGGTGCCGGTCGGCGCGCCGCAGGTTCCCCCGGTCGCGTCGAAGAAGGACAGAATGCGCTGCGGCAGCCAGTCGATCCGGCCCGGGAAGGGGCCGGTGGGGAAGCCGACATGGCCGCCTTCCTTCGGATACTCGAGCGTCACCGCGCGCGCGGCGCTAGTCGGCAAATGTTCGCCGGGCAGGAAGGGATCGTTGCGGGCGTTGAGCACCAGGGTCGGCACGGTGATGTCGTGCAGCACGTGGCGCGCGCTGGCGCGGTGCCAGTAATCGTCGGTATCGCGGTAACCGTGCAGCGGCGCGGTGACGACGTTGTCAAAAGCGTAGAGGTCGCGCGCGGCCAGCAGGGCCTGGCGGTCGAACAGGCCCGGAAATTGTTCAAGCTTGGCGAGGCACTTGGGTTTCAGGGTCTGCAGGAACATGCGCGTATACAGCATGTTGAAACCGGAAGACAGGGCTTCGCCGCCGCGCGCCAGGTCGAGCGGGGCGGAAATGGCGGCGGCGGCCGTGACGAACTCCGCCTTGCTGCCCGATTCGCCGAGCCAGCGCAGCAGCGCATTGCCGCCGAGCGAGACGCCGGCGGCGTACAAAGCTCCGCTGGTGCGCGCCCGCAGACGGGCCATGATCCAGTCGATTTCGAGCGAGTCGCCCGAGTGATAGAAACGCGCCGTGCGGTTCGGTTCGCCCGAGCAGCCGCGGAAATGGGGTACTGCGCCCGACCAGCCGCGCGCTTGCAGTGCCGCCATCAGGCCGCGCGCGTAATGGCTGTCCGAGGAGCCTTCCAGCCCATGGAACAGCACGACCAGCGGCTTGTCCGGTTCGCCGTCGACGAAATCGACGTCGACGAAATCCTCGCCCAGGGTCGGGTGGTGGACTTCCCAGCGCTCGCGCCGATAGGCGAGCCCATGGGCGAGCGGTGGTTTACCGACGAGCGTGGCGGGGTAGATGGTTTGCAGGTGGCCGCCGGGCAGCCACCGTGGAGCGCGGTAAGTCATGGCGGTGCGCCGCCGACCGGATCAGTGGTGTTTGAAAGCCACGCCCGGGGCCAGGCGGTAGCGGGTGCCGCAGTAGGGGCACTTGGCTTCGCCGTCATGGTCGAAGTCGAGGAAGACGCGCGGGTGCGACGACCACAGCGGCATCGCCGGGTTCGGGCAGTGGGCCGGGAGATCCTTGGCCTCGAGTTCCACCACAGGCATCGTCTTGTCAGTCATTACTATTCTCCGTCACGCAAAGTTGGGCAAAGACAGGATTTTAACGGATTCAGGCGACGGTTCGGAATGATCGGTAGAATGGCGGATTGATCACGGATGGGCATGGCCCACCCGACAACATCTCGCCCTCGTTTCATGCCGCTCAGTCCTCGCTCTGCTCACGTATTCCCCTTATTGAATTGTTGCAGGAAGGCGACATGAACGCGCCCGATCCTGTCTCGCACAGCGCTGCCGTCGTCGAGCGCCATGATCCCGCACTCTGGCGCGAGGGGCTGCGCACGGGTGTGCCGAGCCTGTTCGGCATCGGCGCCTGGGGCCTGGTGGTCGGCATTGCGATGGTCAAGACGGGACTGACCGCGCTGCAAGCCACCGGTATGACACTGCTCGTGTTCGCCGGTTCCGCCCAACTCGCCTCATTGCCCCTGATCCTGGCGCATGCGCCAATCTGGGTGATTTTCGCCACCGCCCTGGTCGTGAACCTGCGCTTCGTGATCTTTTCCGCCTTGCTGGCCCCCCATTTCACGCATTTGCCCTGGCGCCAGCGCCTGCTGTACGGGTATATCGCCGGCGACTTGACGGTCGCCATGTTCCTGCAGCGCTTCCCGACGGCGGCGCCGGTGCCGGGCAAGCTGTCCTATTTAAAAGGGCTGGTGTTCCCGAACTGGGCGGCCTGGCAGATCGGTTCGCTGACCGGCATCTTCCTCGGCAGTGCCATCCCGACCGAGTGGGGCCTGGGCTTTGCCGGCACCCTGGCGATCCTGTGCATCACGGTGCCCCTGGTCGTCAACCGGCCGGCCCTGTGCGGGGTGCTGGTGGCCGGCCCGGTGGCCGTGCTGGCGAATGGTTTTCCCTATAAATTGGGCCTGCTGGCCGCCGTGTTCGCCGGCATGCTGGCTGCGATGACGGCGGAAAGCATCCTGGAGAAACGAAAGGCGCGTCATGGCTGAGTGGGAAATCTGGGCGGTCATCGTCGTGCTGGCGCTGTCGACGGCCATTACCCGCAGCGGCTTCTGGCTGATCGGGCACCGGGTGACGCTGCCGCCGCGGGTGCAGGACATGCTGCGCTATGCGCCAGCCTGCGCGCTGGCGGCCATCATCGCGCCCGACCTCGTGCTCGGCAGCGGCGGCCAGGTCCATCTCGGACTGAGCAATCCAAAACTGCTGGCTGGTATTGCCGCGCTCGGCTTTTATGTGTGGCGGAAGAACATGTTGCAGACCATCGTGTTCGGCATGTTGGTGTTTACACTGTTGCGAATCCTGCACGTGTTTGGTGCTTCTGCATAAGGGCCGTGGGGTAGAATATCGTTTTTTCACTATCTCACTGTTGAGCCGACATGGACGCCGTTCTCAGTTTCACCCGCTTGCAAGACCTGATCGATCGCGACGCGCTGAAAAACAAGCGCGTTTTCATCCGTGCCGACCTGAATGTGCCGCAGGATGACAACGGCAATATCACCGAAGACACGCGCATCCGTGCCTCCGTCCCCGCCATCCAGGCTGCCGTAAAAGCCGGCGCCGCCGTCATGGTGACTTCCCACCTGGGCCGTCCGACCGAGGGCGAATTCAAGCCGGAAGACACGCTGGCGCCGGTCGCCGTGCGCCTCTCCGAACTGCTCGGCCAGCCGGTGGAACTGAAACAGAATTGGGTCGATGGCGTCGATGTCGCACCGGGACAGGTTGTGCTGCTGGAAAACTGCCGCGTCAACAAGGGTGAAAAGAAGAACAGCGACGAGCTGGCCCAGAAGATGGCGAAACTCTGCGACGTCTACGTGAACGATGCCTTCGGCACCGCCCATCGCGCCGAAGCGACCACCCACGGCATCGCGAAATTCGCACCGGTAGTGTGCGCCGGCCCGCTGCTGGCCGCCGAACTCGACGCGCTCGGTAAAGCCCTGGGCCAGCCGGCCCGTCCGTTGTTGGCGATCGTCGCCGGCTCGAAAGTGTCGAGCAAGCTCTCGATCCTGCAAAGCCTGGCCGGCAAAGTGGACAACCTGATCGTCGGCGGCGGCATCGCCAACACCTTCATGAAGGCCGTCGGCCTGAACATCGGCAAGTCGCTCGTCGAAAACGACCTGGTGGGCGAAGCGAAGCAGATCATCGAGATGATGAGCGCGCGCGGCGCCTCGGTGCCGATTCCCGTGGACGTGGTCTGTGCGAAAGAGTTCTCGCCGACCGCCGCTGCGACCGTGAAGGACGTGGCCGATGTCGGCGACGACGACATGATCCTCGACATCGGCCCGAAGACGGCGACGATGCTGGCGGAACAGGTTGCCAAGGCTGGTACCATCGTCTGGAACGGTCCGGTCGGCGTGTTCGAATTCGACCAGTTCGCCGAAGGCACGAAGACCTTGGCCATGGCGATTGCGGATTCGAAAGGCTTCTCGATTGCCGGCGGTGGCGACACCCTGGCGGCAATCGCCAAATACAACATCGGCGACAAGATCGGCTATATCTCCACCGGCGGCGGTGCCTTCCTCGAGTTCCTCGAAGGCAAGACCCTGCCTGCGGTCGAGATCCTCCTGCAGCGCAGCGCGCAGTAATGTCGGCGCAGCCCAGGCTGCGCTTTGTTTTTTAAAAGGACAGCTCATGTACCGTGGCACCAAGATCGTCGCTACCATCGGACCGGCCTCGACCGACTTCGACATCCTCGTCAAAATGATCCGCGCCGGCGTCGACGTCGTGCGCCTGAACTTCTCGCACGGCAAGGCGCAAGACCACATCGACCGCGCCGCGCTGGTACGCCGCGCGGCGGCCGAATGCGGTCGCGAAGTGGCGATCATGGCCGACATGCAGGGGCCGAAGATCCGCGTCGGCAAGTTTGAGAACGGCAAGATCGAACTGGCCAACGGCGACAAGTTCGTGCTCGACGCGAAATGGGGAGAGAACGGCGAGCTGGGCAACCAGGAACGCGTCGGCCTCGACTACAAGGCGCTGCCGCGCGACGTGAAGCCGGGCGACAAGCTGCTGCTCAACGACGGCCTGATCGTGCTGGTCGTCGACAAGGTCGTCGGCCACGAGATCTGCACCACCGTCAAGGTCGGCGGCGAGCTGTCCAACAACAAGGGCATCAACCGCCAGGGCGGCGGCCTGACCGCGCCGGCGCTGACCGCCAAGGACATGGAAGACATCAAGACCGCGATGAGCTTCCAGGCCGACTATCTGGCGATCTCCTTCCCGAAGAGCGCGACCGATATGGAAATGGCGCGCCAGCTGGCGAACATCGCCGGCGAACCCTATCACCACAAGCCGCTGATGATCGCCAAGATCGAGCGCGCCGAAGCGATTCCCGTGCTGCAGGAAATCCTCGACGCCTCCGACGGCATCATGGTCGCGCGCGGCGACCTCGCGGTCGAGGTGGGCAATGCCGCGGTGCCGGCGCTGCAAAAGCGCATGATTCGCATGGCGCGTGCTTCGAATAAACTGGCGATCACCGCGACCCAGATGATGGAGTCGATGATCGTCAACGCCGTACCGACCCGCGCCGAAGTGTCGGACGTGGCGAATGCCGTGCTGGACGGCACCGACGCCGTGATGACCTCGGCCGAAACGGCATCGGGCAAGTACCCGATCGAGACCGTCGAGATGATGGCCGCCGTCTGCGCCGAAGCGGAACAATCCGAATACAACAAGCAGGACGCCGACTTCCTGAACGTGACGTTTACGCGCATCGACCAATCGATTGCCTACGCCACCTTGTTCACCGCCCATCACCTGGAAGTGAAAGCGATCGTCGCCCTGACCGAGTCGGGTTCGACCGCCCTGTGGATGAGCCGTCACAGCATCGATACCCCGATTTTCGCCCTGACCCCGTCACAAACGACGCAGCGCAAAGCTTCGCTGTACCGGAATGTGCAAGCTTTCTACTTGCAGCAGGAAGGCGGCAGCCACGCCGTGCTGCGCAAGGCGGAAGAGCTCCTGATGAGCGAGGGCATGGTCAAGAAGGGCGACACCATCGTCGTGACCTGGGGTTCGCCGATGGGCGAAGCCGGCGGCACCAACGCCCTCAAGATCGTGCGCGTGGGCGACACTTATAAAGATTAAATGGCGGCTTCCTTGTCGAAGTTCGTATACTGATTTCTTATTGTTTGGAGTACTACCATGGCACTCGTATCCCTGCGTCAACTGCTGGACCATGCTGCTGAAAACGGCTATGGCCTGCCGGCGTTCAACGTCAACAACCTGGAACAGGTGCAGGCCATCATGGCCGCGGCCGACGCCACCAACAGTCCGGTCATCATGCAGGCTTCGGCCGGCGCCCGCAAATATGCCGGCGAAGCTTTCCTGCGCCACCTGATCGACGCCGCCGTCGAAGCCTACCCGCACATCCCGGTCGTCATGCACCAGGACCACGGCCAGTCGCCGGCAGTCTGCATGGCTGCGATCCGTTCGGGCTTCAGTTCCGTGATGATGGACGGCTCGCTGGAAGCCGACGGCAAGAGCGTCGCCTCCTACGACTACAACGTCGAAGTCTCGCGCGAAGTCGTGAAATTCGCGCACTCGATCGGCGTGACCGTCGAAGCGGAACTGGGCGTGCTCGGTTCGCTGGAAACGATGAAGGGCGACAAGGAAGACGGCCATGGCGCCGACGGCACCATGACCCGCGAGCAGCTGCTGACCGACGTCGCGCAAGCGGCCGACTTCGTGGCGAAAACCCAGTGCGACGCGCTGGCGATCGCCATCGGCACCTCGCACGGCGCCTACAAATTTACCCGCAAGCCGACCGGCGACATCCTCGCGATCGACCGCATCAAGGAAATCCACGCACGCATCCCGAACACCCACCTGGTGATGCACGGTTCGTCGTCGGTGCCGCAGGAGCTGCTGGCGATCATCCGCGAATTCGGCGGCGACATGAAGGAAACCTACGGTGTCCCGGTCGAAGAGATCCAGGAAGGCATCAAGCACGGCGTTCGCAAGATCAACATCGACACCGACATCCGCCTGGCGATGACGGCCGCGATCCGCAAATACATGTTCCAGAACCCGTCGAAGTTCGACCCGCGCGACTATTTGAAGCCTGCGCGCGAAGCGGCGACCGAGATCTGCAAGGCGCGTTACCTCTCCTTCGGCTGCGAAGGCCAGGCGTCGAAGATCAAGCCGATCCCGCTGGAAAAAATGGCCGAGCGCTACAAGGCCGGCGAGCTCGCGCAAGTCGTCAAATAATCAAGACCGTGTAACGGGCTGCTGCGGCAGCCCGTGTTTCTTAACGGCGCGCCCTTTTCATCGGTCTCGCCGAGTCCGTTTCTCTGATACTCCTCCCATGAACAGCCTCTATAAAACCACGATCAAGTCCCTGCCACTGCTGGGCGTCGGCAAAGTGCGCGACAACTACGCCGTTGGCGACGACAAGATCCTGATCGTCACCACCGACCGCCTGTCCGCCTTCGACGTCGTCATGAACGAGCCGATCCCGGGCAAGGGCATGGTGCTGAACCAGATGAGCGATTTCTGGTTCGACAAGCTCGGCCACATCGTGCCGAATCACCTGACCGGCATTGCTCCGGAAAGCGTCGTGGCGCCTGACGAAGTCGAGCAGGTGCGCGGCCGTGCGGTCGTTGCCAAGCGTCTCAAACCGATCCTGGTCGAGGCGGTCGTGCGCGGCTACATCATCGGTTCCGGCTGGAAGGACTATCAGCAAAGCGGTTCCATCTGCGGCATCGAACTGCCGCAGGGCTTGCGCCAGGCCGAGAAGCTGCCGCAGCCGATCTTTACGCCGGCCGCGAAAGCCGACCTCGGCGAGCACGACGAGAACATCTCGTTCGCCGACATGGAAAGCCGCATCGGTCCTGAACTGGCCGCCAAAATGCGCGACGTCTCGATCGCCTTGTACACGGCGGCATCGGAATACGCGGCCACGCGCGGCATCATCATCGCCGACACCAAATTCGAATTCGGCCTCGACGACAACGGCGTGATGCACCTGATGGACGAAGTGCTGACGGCCGACTCGTCGCGCTTCTGGCCTGCCGACTCCTACGCGCCGGGCATGTCGCCGCCGTCTTTCGATAAACAGTTCGTGCGCGACTACCTCGAAACGCTGACCGAGTGGAAGAAGACCCCGCCGGCCCCGCCGCTGCCGCAGGACGTGATCGATAAAACCCAGGCCAAGTACTTCGAAGCCATCGAACGCCTGACCGGCGAAAAGCTGAAGGCCTGAGATGAGTAATGAAGTGAAACCTTTGGTCGGCGTCGTGATGGGTTCCTCGTCCGACTGGGACGTGATGAAGAACGCGGTCGACATACTGAAACAGTTCGGCGTGCCCTTCGAGGCGCAGGTGATTTCGGCGCACCGCATGCCGGACGAGATGTTTAGCTATGCCGAGACCGCCCGTGCGCGCGGCCTGCGCGCGATCATCGCCGGCGCCGGGGGCGCGGCCCACCTGCCGGGCATGATTGCCGCCAAAACCATCGTGCCGGTGCTCGGCGTGCCGGTGCCGTCCAAATACCTGCGCGGCGAGGATTCGCTGCTGTCGATCGTGCAGATGCCGAAAGGCGTGCCGGTGGCGACCTTTGCCATCGGCGAAGCCGGCGCCGCAAATGCCGCGCTGACGGCGGTCGCGCTGCTGGCCGCGAATGACGATGCCCTGGCTGCGCAGCTGGAACAGTTCCGCCTGGACCAGACCGCCGTCGCCAAGGCGATGACCTTGCCCGTGTGAAGGCGCAGTGAGTAAAAACCATGAGTAACAAGAGTCAATCGCAGGGAGGCGCCTTCCTGCCCAGCGCCAATCCGCCCACCTGGCTCGGCGTGATGGGCGGCGGCCAGCTCGGCCGCATGTTCGCCCACGCCGCCCAGGCCATGGGTTTTAAAGTCGCCGTGCTGGAACCGGCCGTGCATTGCCCTGCCGGCGAGGTTGCCGAGCGCCTGATCAACGCCGATTACACCGACAGCATCGCCCTCGGCCAGTTGTCCGCCCTCTGCGCGGCCGTGACGACCGAGTTCGAGAACGTCCCGGCCGACAGCATGAACCTGCTGGCGCACGGCAGTTTTGTTGCGCCCGCCGGCAGCTGCGTCTCGATCGCCCAGGACCGGGTGCTGGAGAAACGGTTCTTCGTCGAGTGCGCGCCGCTGTCCGGCGTGATGCCGGCGCCGCACAAGGTGATCGCCTCCAATGAAGACATCGACGCCATCGACGATGCGCTGCTGCCGGGCATCCTGAAAACGGTGCGCATGGGCTATGACGGCAAGGGACAAGTGCGCGTCAAAACCCGCGAGGACGTGCGCGCGGCCTTCGCGGCCATGAACGGTGTGACCTGCCTGCTCGAGAAAATGCTGCCGCTGGCCTATGAGGTGTCGGTGCTGACGGCGCGCGGTGCGGACGGGCAATCGGTCGTCTATCCGATCGCCGAGAACGTGCACCGCGACGGCATCCTGTTCACGACCACCGTGCCGGGACCGAATGTGACGGCCGAGTGCGCGCAACGCGCTCAGGATGCGGCGCGCGCCATCGTCGCCCAGCTCGGCTATGTCGGCGTGCTGTGCATCGAGTTCTTCGTGCTGGAGGACGGCTCGCTGGTCGTCAACGAAATGGCCCCGCGTCCGCACAACAGCGGGCACTACACGATCGACGCCTGCGTCACCAGCCAGTTCGCCCAGCAGGTGCGGGCGATGGCGAAGCTGCCGCTGGGCGATGTCCGCCAGCATTCGCCCGCCGTCATGCTCAACATCCTGGGCGATGTCTGGTTCGAGGGCGACCAGGTGCGCGAACCCGCCTGGGACCGCGTGCTGGCGCTGCCGGGCGCCTTCTTGCACCTGTACGGCAAGGACGATCCGCGCCGCGGCCGCAAGATGGGCCACGTGACCTTCGTCGCGCCGACCCTGGCCGAGGCCTCGGCGCAATTGCTGGCTGCCTGCGCCATCCTGGGAATCGCACCGTGAGCCTGCAGGAACTCGATCCGGCCGCCATCGAAGCGGCCGCGCGTGCGCTCGAGGCGGGGCAACTCGTGGCTTTCCCGACCGAGACCGTCTACGGCCTCGGCGCGGACGCGGAGAATCCGGCGGCGGTCGCCGCCATCTATGCCGCCAAGGGCCGCCCGCAGGACCACCCTGTGATCGT encodes:
- the moaC gene encoding cyclic pyranopterin monophosphate synthase MoaC; the protein is MTVSDPRPDAGQLPHELTHFDAAGQAHMVDVGAKNETHRVAVAAGTIRMQPETLQLIQSGTAKKGDVLGIARIAAIMGAKRTSDLIPLCHPLAITRVAVDFEIDAANNSVHCRAQVELHGKTGVEMEALTAVQVGLLTIYDMCKAVDRGMVMTNVRVLEKHGGKSGDWTAEL
- a CDS encoding M48 family metalloprotease, which gives rise to MTPPALPSLRPRWRRSVAALFVAAAAGFMPAVASAQSFSTSQSAARLPTLGDAAREDLSPIVERKLGEAIMREIRRDRDYLDDDAIAEYLNNFGGALVDAAPGARGETNADFYFFPLRDGSINAFALPGGFIGIHSGLLLAAQTESELASVVSHEIGHVSQRHIARMLGQQRQDALLPIAALILAALAAKASPDAAMGVMMGGQGLAVQRQLNFSRDAEREADRVGFQIMSAGGYDTSGMVAFFKRLQSVSKVYGEIPAFLSSHPLTSERIVDIQARIKETPYRQRPDPIEFYIAKARARVLQDMSTTGRRDTRTAFQTQLAQQHRQQQAAAQYGLSFLALKESDLAGARSWYDKARATLKAKEGTFSAAPANDGGALFAVLDLEIKLAPGQPKEVAQQALKDAEEATNRFPLSRALARQYADAMINAGKFEDATRYLREQVRQYREDAKLYDLLAKAYSKQGKIALQHMALAESYVLAGALPAAVDQLNNARKASDVSFYDQSVIDAREREIKKRQKEEKEDEKER
- a CDS encoding DUF7661 family protein, with protein sequence MNAHHFNVFGTLIVVARTAGEWQAFYPGTDGKRRAADFIVPADVAEHELGEYLADLFHENATPKHGTVERLA
- a CDS encoding DUF2946 family protein, which produces MDDIVKQAMAKWPNVPHCYGWLALDARGNWRMRDEAAQQADSAGDKLNNATLVGFINRNYAHDDAGRWYFQNGPQRVYVNLEATPYVARTDPAQGLVLQTGAPLASIERLYLTEVGVAIVQAGEIVAQVDDRDVAQLFEALELNGQAPGDEALLRWLDDGAGALILRWRGQAVPVERIERDTLPERFGFVRTPAPPAQE
- a CDS encoding YheT family hydrolase, which encodes MTYRAPRWLPGGHLQTIYPATLVGKPPLAHGLAYRRERWEVHHPTLGEDFVDVDFVDGEPDKPLVVLFHGLEGSSDSHYARGLMAALQARGWSGAVPHFRGCSGEPNRTARFYHSGDSLEIDWIMARLRARTSGALYAAGVSLGGNALLRWLGESGSKAEFVTAAAAISAPLDLARGGEALSSGFNMLYTRMFLQTLKPKCLAKLEQFPGLFDRQALLAARDLYAFDNVVTAPLHGYRDTDDYWHRASARHVLHDITVPTLVLNARNDPFLPGEHLPTSAARAVTLEYPKEGGHVGFPTGPFPGRIDWLPQRILSFFDATGGTCGAPTGTELCEAGVHG
- a CDS encoding zinc-finger domain-containing protein; the encoded protein is MTDKTMPVVELEAKDLPAHCPNPAMPLWSSHPRVFLDFDHDGEAKCPYCGTRYRLAPGVAFKHH
- a CDS encoding AzlC family ABC transporter permease; the encoded protein is MNAPDPVSHSAAVVERHDPALWREGLRTGVPSLFGIGAWGLVVGIAMVKTGLTALQATGMTLLVFAGSAQLASLPLILAHAPIWVIFATALVVNLRFVIFSALLAPHFTHLPWRQRLLYGYIAGDLTVAMFLQRFPTAAPVPGKLSYLKGLVFPNWAAWQIGSLTGIFLGSAIPTEWGLGFAGTLAILCITVPLVVNRPALCGVLVAGPVAVLANGFPYKLGLLAAVFAGMLAAMTAESILEKRKARHG
- a CDS encoding AzlD domain-containing protein — translated: MAEWEIWAVIVVLALSTAITRSGFWLIGHRVTLPPRVQDMLRYAPACALAAIIAPDLVLGSGGQVHLGLSNPKLLAGIAALGFYVWRKNMLQTIVFGMLVFTLLRILHVFGASA
- a CDS encoding phosphoglycerate kinase, with the protein product MDAVLSFTRLQDLIDRDALKNKRVFIRADLNVPQDDNGNITEDTRIRASVPAIQAAVKAGAAVMVTSHLGRPTEGEFKPEDTLAPVAVRLSELLGQPVELKQNWVDGVDVAPGQVVLLENCRVNKGEKKNSDELAQKMAKLCDVYVNDAFGTAHRAEATTHGIAKFAPVVCAGPLLAAELDALGKALGQPARPLLAIVAGSKVSSKLSILQSLAGKVDNLIVGGGIANTFMKAVGLNIGKSLVENDLVGEAKQIIEMMSARGASVPIPVDVVCAKEFSPTAAATVKDVADVGDDDMILDIGPKTATMLAEQVAKAGTIVWNGPVGVFEFDQFAEGTKTLAMAIADSKGFSIAGGGDTLAAIAKYNIGDKIGYISTGGGAFLEFLEGKTLPAVEILLQRSAQ